The following DNA comes from Ascaphus truei isolate aAscTru1 chromosome 1, aAscTru1.hap1, whole genome shotgun sequence.
ATGGGAAATTTTTCAACAGAATAAACAATGTTCTCTCTATATGTATGCACTGTGCTTTAGTAATGTAAAAAAGGATCAATATTTCATATGTGTGAAACGCATTTTTACCAGAGATTTAAGTTTTCTTCCCATCTACTGTAGCAAAGGCTGCAAGAATAAGCCAGTTGTTCCCACAACACATAGGAGTATGAAAACCCACAGAAAAACTCTGTCGATGACCATAGCCACATACTTCCAATCATCTTCCTTCTATAAGAAAAGAAAAGGAAATGTATCATTAACAGAAAGTAACGCTTTCAAATATTTTTACATGAAAAGGACAGGTAGCTCATCACGCATCAATTCATTAGGTTCAAAAGATGAAGCATTTTTTTACAAAAAGTGTTTTAGATTCACTCTTGCGTGGAAAATAATCCAGTTACATTTCATGAGAATtatcttttattttctatttaaaaAACACGCATTCGTttgtacactccatcccacataTGAACTCAGTTGGGGTTTGATTCTGTCTTTTGTTGGCTCCTCTTGATACTTAAGTCTCCCAGATAGTTCTGAGGAGAAAATAATAGTCCCATTGCTAGTCCCAGCACAGTGAAAGCAGTAGATAATACACAGTCCTGGATTTTGGGTCCATTCTGTATACTCTGGGCCCTCCTTGTcctccaaaccaagcctacaagGCCCCTTTCCTCCACACCTATTGTACAATCCTATGTAAGAGCAGAGTGACCAAATAACAAGTATTGTGGGCTAGGGTGAGTCCCATTTAGGACCAAACTGACCTATGGACCGTGAATCACCAGGAGTTAAAGAGTCAGAGAACGCGGGATGATAAAGAAGACTCTGAAGTTTTGACGGCCTCCTATATTTTGAGTACATCTCATGGGAAACAGGAGAAAAAGCCATGGTGCTGGCATTGAGATTACATTTGGTCTCCCCCTCCTCCAACTTTGAAAGAGACATACTGTAAATTGGTGTGTAATGAATGAGGGGGGATGAAATGCCCCCAAAATATCTAGAGGAGGTATCTCACACTCCCCACTGATAATGGATAATGCTTTTGGGTAAAGTGCATGTCTGATATATTTAAATTTCCATAATAAACTGAATTAAGAAACATGCTCATCTAGCAATGTCACAACATCTCTGAGAATTCCAAAAGTAGTTGTCGGTGACTTTCCTAGTAGCTATAAAACATAACATATTTAGATTACCTTTTTCCTTTCATTGTGATCCCTGATGTTTCCTGCTATGAACTGAACGCTGTCAACAACCACCTTCATTTCAGCGGAAGATTCTTGAACGCCAGAGAGCGCATTGCATGATCCCCGGTGCTGACTCCTTCTATTCCTGGTACTCTGTCCTTCGGATTTCATGCAGTGGTAACATGTCTCATCTTCAAACAATTCCTCATCATTGCATTGCGAGTTCATTCGTTTCAATGGTTTTACACAGCCTCTTTTTTTGGTTCTTTTAGAACATGGCCTGTCTTTCTTTTCTATGGTTTTTCTCATCATTAACAATTTTGGCAGACGTTTTAAAAATACGTCGTTTACCCATCCAGGCATTTTGTGCGTGGTCGGGGTCCTGTAGTGAATATTTAGCACAAACACTGTAACTACTATCGACAGAGTCACAAATATCATTGTAAACAAAAGGTATTCTCCAACAAGAGGAATAACAAGAGAGGTTGATGGAATTGTCTCTGTGATAACCAACAAAAAGACCGTCAAGGAAAGTACAACGGAGATGCACAGGGTCACCTTTTCTCCACAGTCTGAAGGAAGGTAGAAGACTAACACTGTTAAGAATGAAATAAAGAGGCAGGGCATAATCAGATTAATCGTGTAAAACATGGGCAGCCTTCTGATATAAAATGAATATGTTATATCTGTATAGATTTCTTCACAGCAGTTATACTTAATGTCGTGCTTGTAACCAGAAACGTCAACTATTTCCCATTCGCTGTTCTCCCAAAAATCTTTCATGTCGACTTTTGATCCAACGATTGCAAGATCAATTTTAGCTTTATCGTATGACCAGGATCCAAACTTCATTGAACAGTTTTGATGGTCAAACGGGAAAAAGGTTATATCCATTGGGCACGAACTCTTGAAAATAGCAGGTGGAGCCCATGTTATCAAGCCATCGTACTTAAGTAATGCTTTTGTCTTCCCTTCCACTTGAAAGTCTCCAACAGCACTGCAACAAATCAAGATTGTGTACAGTGAGGAAGTCATATCTCTTGTAAACTACAACATCACAGGGAATAAAGAAGGCTACATACTTGTTATATAACACAATATCCGGTTTCCAAATCTTGTCTGCGGGGACACGCATAAATTCAATCCCTTCATATTCCATTGGATTCCATTGCAGTTTATAATCATTCCATACCTAAGTAAAAAAGGAATACGGGCAGTTTGTTTGCAGTTTCTCAAACAGATGTGTTTCCAACGTTAAAATGAATGAGTTGCAATGAACTGTGCCCATGAAGAGGAGTAAAAACAAATGTTATCTAGATGGATCTAAGCGAACTCTTTATTGTCAACCATAATATAACTTTTTGATTTAGAGGAAGTTTGACTAGATGTTTCTTGTCACTCTGATTAGTATGATTGTTTGTTTTCCTCTTTGGTTTGGCGTtaataacacatatacacaccatgTCAAATTACCTGTTTGAATTAGTTAAGTACCAAGCTGGTGTGGATAGGA
Coding sequences within:
- the CHRNA6 gene encoding neuronal acetylcholine receptor subunit alpha-6, with the protein product MLPSNLVGTETSFLYLWLTLLTDFKGSSQCETEERLFQKLFTRYNQYIRPVENVSDPVTVHFEVAITQLVNVDEVNQILETNLWLRQVWNDYKLQWNPMEYEGIEFMRVPADKIWKPDIVLYNNAVGDFQVEGKTKALLKYDGLITWAPPAIFKSSCPMDITFFPFDHQNCSMKFGSWSYDKAKIDLAIVGSKVDMKDFWENSEWEIVDVSGYKHDIKYNCCEEIYTDITYSFYIRRLPMFYTINLIMPCLFISFLTVLVFYLPSDCGEKVTLCISVVLSLTVFLLVITETIPSTSLVIPLVGEYLLFTMIFVTLSIVVTVFVLNIHYRTPTTHKMPGWVNDVFLKRLPKLLMMRKTIEKKDRPCSKRTKKRGCVKPLKRMNSQCNDEELFEDETCYHCMKSEGQSTRNRRSQHRGSCNALSGVQESSAEMKVVVDSVQFIAGNIRDHNERKKKEDDWKYVAMVIDRVFLWVFILLCVVGTTGLFLQPLLQ